From the genome of Neomonachus schauinslandi chromosome 5, ASM220157v2, whole genome shotgun sequence, one region includes:
- the CPT1B gene encoding carnitine O-palmitoyltransferase 1, muscle isoform isoform X1: MAEAHQAVAFQFTVTPDGVDFRLSREALKHIYLSGINSWKKRLIRIKNGILRGVYPGSPTSWLVVVMATVGSSYCKMDISMGLVCYIQKCLPEGCGPYWTPQTRALLSMAIFSTGVWMMGIFFFRQTLKLLLSYHGWMFEMHGRTSHFTKVWAICVRLLSSRRPMLYSFQTSLPKLPVPSVPATIQRYLESVRPLMDDEEYYRMETLAKEFQDKTAPRLQKYLVLKSWWATNYVSDWWEEYVYLRSRAPLMVNSNYYVMEFVLIKNTNIQAARLGNIVHAMIMYRRKLDREEIKPVMALGIVPMCSYQMERMFNTTRIPGKESDLLQHLSDSRHVAVYHKGRFFKVWLYEGSQLLKPCDLEMQFQRILDDPSPPQPGEEKLAALTAGGRVEWAQARQAFFSSGKNKAALDAIERAAFFVALDEESHHYDPEDEASLSLYGKALLHGNCYNRWFDKSFTVIAFKNGQLGLNTEHAWADAPIIGHLWEFVLGTETFHLGYTETGHCLGKPNPMLAAPQRLQWDIPEQCRTVIESSYQVATALADDVELYCFQFLPFGKGLIKKCRTSPDAFVQIALQLAHFRDRGKFCLTYEASMTRMFREGRTETVRSCTSESTAFVQAMVEGSHMKADLQDLFRKASKKHQNMYRLAMTGAGIDRHLFCLYLVSKYLGVSSPFLAEVLSEPWRLSTSQIAQFQIRMFEPDKYPNHLAAGGGFGPVADDGYGVSYMIAGENTIFFHISSKFSSSETNAQRFGNHIRQALLDIADLFQVPKSDS, translated from the exons ATGGCGGAAGCGCACCAGGCTGTGGCCTTCCAGTTCACGGTGACCCCAGATGGGGTCGACTTCCGGCTCAGTCGGGAGGCCCTGAAACACATCTACCTGTCCGGGATCAACTCCTGGAAGAAACGCCTGATTCGCATCAAG AATGGCATCCTTAGGGGTGTGTACCCTGGCAGCCCCACCAGCTGGCTGGTCGTCGTCATGGCAACAGTGGGTTCTTCCTACTGCAAGATGGACATCTCCATGGGGCTGGTCTGCTATATCCAGAAATGCCTCCCTGAGGG ATGTGGCCCCTACTGGACCCCACAGACCCGGGCACTTCTCAGCATGGCCATCTTCTCCACGGGGGTCTGGATGATGGGCATCTTCTTCTTCCGCCAAACCCTGAAACTGCTTCTTTCCTACCACGGTTGGATGTTTGAGATGCATGGCCGGACCAGCCACTTCACCAAAGTCTGGGCT ATCTGTGTCCGCCTCCTGTCCAGCCGGCGGCCCATGCTCTACAGCTTCCAGACATCCCTGCCCAAGCTTCCCGTGCCCAGCGTGCCGGCCACAATTCAGCGG TACCTGGAATCTGTGCGGCCCTTGATGGATGATGAGGAATACTACCGAATGGAGACACTGGCCAAGGAATTCCAGGACAAGACTGCCCCCAGGCTGCAGAAGTACCTGGTCCTCAAGTCATGGTGGGCAACTAACTAT GTGAGTGACTGGTGGGAAGAGTACGTGTACCTGCGGAGCAGGGCGCCCCTCATGGTGAACAGCAACTACTACGTCATG GAATTTGTGCTCATCAAGAATACAAATATACAGGCAGCCCGCCTGGGAAACATCGTCCACGCTATGATCATGTATCGCCGTAAACTGGACCGTGAAGAGATCAAGCCT GTGATGGCCCTGGGCATTGTACCCATGTGCTCCTACCAGATGGAGAGGATGTTCAACACTACTCGGATCCCAGGCAAGGAGTCAG ACCTGCTGCAGCACCTCTCCGACAGCAGGCACGTGGCTGTCTACCACAAGGGCCGCTTCTTCAAGGTGTGGCTCTACGAGGGTTCCCAGCTGCTCAAGCCTTGCGACCTGGAGATGCAGTTCCAGAGGATCCTGGAcgacccctccccacctcagcctGGGGAGGAGAAGCTGGCTGCCCTCACTGCAGGGGGAAG AGTGGAGTGGGCACAGGCACGCCAGGCCTTCTTCAGCTCTGGCAAGAACAAGGCTGCTCTGGATGCCATCGAGCGTGCTGCTTTCTTCGTGGCCCTGGACGAGGAGTCTCACCACTACGACCCCGAAGACGAGGCCAGCCTCAGCCTCTACGGCAAGGCCCTGCTGCACGGCAACTGCTACAACAG GTGGTTCGACAAGTCTTTCACTGTCATCGCCTTCAAGAATGGCCAGCTGGGCCTCAACACAGAACACGCGTGGGCAGACGCCCCTATCATAGGGCACCTCTGGGAG TTTGTCCTGGGCACTGAAACCTTCCACCTGGGCTACACGGAGACCGGGCACTGCCTGGGCAAACCGAACCCCATGCTTGCAGCTCCCCAGCGGCTGCAGTGGGACATTCCTGAGCAG TGCCGGACAGTCATTGAGAGCTCCTACCAGGTGGCCACGGCACTGGCAGACGACGTGGAGCTGTACTGCTTCCAGTTCTTGCCGTTTGGCAAAGGCCTCATCAAGAAGTGTCGGACCAGCCCGGACGCCTTCGTGCAGATTGCCCTGCAGCTGGCCCACTTCCGG GACAGGGGCAAGTTCTGCTTGACCTACGAAGCCTCCATGACCAGGATGTTCCGGGAGGGACGGACTGAGACCGTGCGTTCCTGTACCAGCGAGTCCACGGCCTTTGTTCAGGCCATGGTGGAGGGGTCCCACATG AAAGCAGACCTCCAAGATCTCTTCCGGAAGGCTTCAAAGAAACACCAGAACATGTACCGTCTGGCCATGACGGGGGCTGGGATAGACAGGCACCTCTTCTGCCTTTACCTGGTCTCCAAGTACCTGGGGGTCAGCTCCCCCTTCCTGGCTGAG GTGCTCTCAGAACCCTGGCGCCTCTCCACCAGCCAGATTGCTCAATTCCAGATCCGTATGTTTGAGCCCGACAAGTACCCCAATCACCTGGCTGCCGGTGGTGGCTTTGGCCCG GTGGCAGATGATGGCTATGGGGTTTCCTACATGATCGCGGGCGAGAACACCATCTTCTTCCACATCTCCAGCAAGTTCTCAAGCTCAGAGACA AATGCCCAGCGCTTTGGGAACCACATCCGCCAAGCTCTGCTGGACATCGCTGATCTTTTCCAAGTCCCCAAGTCTGACAGCTGA
- the CPT1B gene encoding carnitine O-palmitoyltransferase 1, muscle isoform isoform X2: protein MAEAHQAVAFQFTVTPDGVDFRLSREALKHIYLSGINSWKKRLIRIKNGILRGVYPGSPTSWLVVVMATVGSSYCKMDISMGLVCYIQKCLPEGCGPYWTPQTRALLSMAIFSTGVWMMGIFFFRQTLKLLLSYHGWMFEMHGRTSHFTKVWAYLESVRPLMDDEEYYRMETLAKEFQDKTAPRLQKYLVLKSWWATNYVSDWWEEYVYLRSRAPLMVNSNYYVMEFVLIKNTNIQAARLGNIVHAMIMYRRKLDREEIKPVMALGIVPMCSYQMERMFNTTRIPGKESDLLQHLSDSRHVAVYHKGRFFKVWLYEGSQLLKPCDLEMQFQRILDDPSPPQPGEEKLAALTAGGRVEWAQARQAFFSSGKNKAALDAIERAAFFVALDEESHHYDPEDEASLSLYGKALLHGNCYNRWFDKSFTVIAFKNGQLGLNTEHAWADAPIIGHLWEFVLGTETFHLGYTETGHCLGKPNPMLAAPQRLQWDIPEQCRTVIESSYQVATALADDVELYCFQFLPFGKGLIKKCRTSPDAFVQIALQLAHFRDRGKFCLTYEASMTRMFREGRTETVRSCTSESTAFVQAMVEGSHMKADLQDLFRKASKKHQNMYRLAMTGAGIDRHLFCLYLVSKYLGVSSPFLAEVLSEPWRLSTSQIAQFQIRMFEPDKYPNHLAAGGGFGPVADDGYGVSYMIAGENTIFFHISSKFSSSETNAQRFGNHIRQALLDIADLFQVPKSDS, encoded by the exons ATGGCGGAAGCGCACCAGGCTGTGGCCTTCCAGTTCACGGTGACCCCAGATGGGGTCGACTTCCGGCTCAGTCGGGAGGCCCTGAAACACATCTACCTGTCCGGGATCAACTCCTGGAAGAAACGCCTGATTCGCATCAAG AATGGCATCCTTAGGGGTGTGTACCCTGGCAGCCCCACCAGCTGGCTGGTCGTCGTCATGGCAACAGTGGGTTCTTCCTACTGCAAGATGGACATCTCCATGGGGCTGGTCTGCTATATCCAGAAATGCCTCCCTGAGGG ATGTGGCCCCTACTGGACCCCACAGACCCGGGCACTTCTCAGCATGGCCATCTTCTCCACGGGGGTCTGGATGATGGGCATCTTCTTCTTCCGCCAAACCCTGAAACTGCTTCTTTCCTACCACGGTTGGATGTTTGAGATGCATGGCCGGACCAGCCACTTCACCAAAGTCTGGGCT TACCTGGAATCTGTGCGGCCCTTGATGGATGATGAGGAATACTACCGAATGGAGACACTGGCCAAGGAATTCCAGGACAAGACTGCCCCCAGGCTGCAGAAGTACCTGGTCCTCAAGTCATGGTGGGCAACTAACTAT GTGAGTGACTGGTGGGAAGAGTACGTGTACCTGCGGAGCAGGGCGCCCCTCATGGTGAACAGCAACTACTACGTCATG GAATTTGTGCTCATCAAGAATACAAATATACAGGCAGCCCGCCTGGGAAACATCGTCCACGCTATGATCATGTATCGCCGTAAACTGGACCGTGAAGAGATCAAGCCT GTGATGGCCCTGGGCATTGTACCCATGTGCTCCTACCAGATGGAGAGGATGTTCAACACTACTCGGATCCCAGGCAAGGAGTCAG ACCTGCTGCAGCACCTCTCCGACAGCAGGCACGTGGCTGTCTACCACAAGGGCCGCTTCTTCAAGGTGTGGCTCTACGAGGGTTCCCAGCTGCTCAAGCCTTGCGACCTGGAGATGCAGTTCCAGAGGATCCTGGAcgacccctccccacctcagcctGGGGAGGAGAAGCTGGCTGCCCTCACTGCAGGGGGAAG AGTGGAGTGGGCACAGGCACGCCAGGCCTTCTTCAGCTCTGGCAAGAACAAGGCTGCTCTGGATGCCATCGAGCGTGCTGCTTTCTTCGTGGCCCTGGACGAGGAGTCTCACCACTACGACCCCGAAGACGAGGCCAGCCTCAGCCTCTACGGCAAGGCCCTGCTGCACGGCAACTGCTACAACAG GTGGTTCGACAAGTCTTTCACTGTCATCGCCTTCAAGAATGGCCAGCTGGGCCTCAACACAGAACACGCGTGGGCAGACGCCCCTATCATAGGGCACCTCTGGGAG TTTGTCCTGGGCACTGAAACCTTCCACCTGGGCTACACGGAGACCGGGCACTGCCTGGGCAAACCGAACCCCATGCTTGCAGCTCCCCAGCGGCTGCAGTGGGACATTCCTGAGCAG TGCCGGACAGTCATTGAGAGCTCCTACCAGGTGGCCACGGCACTGGCAGACGACGTGGAGCTGTACTGCTTCCAGTTCTTGCCGTTTGGCAAAGGCCTCATCAAGAAGTGTCGGACCAGCCCGGACGCCTTCGTGCAGATTGCCCTGCAGCTGGCCCACTTCCGG GACAGGGGCAAGTTCTGCTTGACCTACGAAGCCTCCATGACCAGGATGTTCCGGGAGGGACGGACTGAGACCGTGCGTTCCTGTACCAGCGAGTCCACGGCCTTTGTTCAGGCCATGGTGGAGGGGTCCCACATG AAAGCAGACCTCCAAGATCTCTTCCGGAAGGCTTCAAAGAAACACCAGAACATGTACCGTCTGGCCATGACGGGGGCTGGGATAGACAGGCACCTCTTCTGCCTTTACCTGGTCTCCAAGTACCTGGGGGTCAGCTCCCCCTTCCTGGCTGAG GTGCTCTCAGAACCCTGGCGCCTCTCCACCAGCCAGATTGCTCAATTCCAGATCCGTATGTTTGAGCCCGACAAGTACCCCAATCACCTGGCTGCCGGTGGTGGCTTTGGCCCG GTGGCAGATGATGGCTATGGGGTTTCCTACATGATCGCGGGCGAGAACACCATCTTCTTCCACATCTCCAGCAAGTTCTCAAGCTCAGAGACA AATGCCCAGCGCTTTGGGAACCACATCCGCCAAGCTCTGCTGGACATCGCTGATCTTTTCCAAGTCCCCAAGTCTGACAGCTGA